Within the Phaseolus vulgaris cultivar G19833 chromosome 9, P. vulgaris v2.0, whole genome shotgun sequence genome, the region aactcaacaaatcaaactgtgtaaaaataatataattaatatagttgagatttgtttttgttaattttttgaGAGGTATATGTTTCTCGGAGGtttactatttattttctaGTATTATAAAAGTTAATGACAAGTTTTTGGAAATATATTGTTCCTCTATGTGCAATTTTGTATATAGTTTGAGtcattctaaaataatttttattttttattattataaaaatataaaaaaactgtCTACATATAAACAAAAAGAGTGAAAAAAGGTCATTTTGGAAAGCTTGACATAGAATACTTATTctgaaaaaaatacattccgaaatatattatatatattttgaaaagtttgttCCTAAAAACTATTTCAGAATATATTTCATGGGGTTTAAGAAATTTTACTATAgagattttgttttaaaaatcttaTCTATTACAGAAAACATGTTTTCATGAATTCTAAAAAAGTATGTCTTGAAAAATTTCCAAAACCGATAATCAAGAAATCactttaaaaaatgtaaaatagtatgaaatgaataaaaaaataatgggCTCCAAAAAGAAAAAGCCTTGAATTTGAAGTTGGAATTACAAGTAAAAGCCTAGTGGGCTTTTGCAACGAAGCCGATGGAATAGGTAGGGTATAAGCTGGGAGGGAATATAAGTAGTGGGAGTGTTGTGTTGCGCCGAAGAAAAGCATGGCCGTGGGAAGTGTTTTGGGATCGTTTGCAGTAGCAAGGCCCTCGCCGCTTTTGTTGTTTAGAGGACAAAAGTCTTTCAAATTCAGATCTCTGTCGTCTTCATCTTCATCTGCCGAACCTTCTAAAAAGCTCGTTCTCTACTCTAAACCCGGTTGCTGTTTGTGCGATGGCCTTAAAGAGAAACTTCATGCTGCATTTTTACTCCCCGGTCCCGATTCACTCAAAGACGTTGATTTGCAGGTATATTTCTTTCTCTCTCGTAGGTTGTTTTATGGGTGACTATGAGTACGATGTTTTTTTGAGTTGATGTTTGGTTTTGTTGTCAGATAAGGGATATCACCAGTAATCCCAACTGGGAAAATGCTTATCAATATGAGATACCTGTGTTGGCTAAAGTGCTTTCCGATGGCACCGAGGTTTGTTCATTTAGGCCTACTACTCTTCTTCATTCTTAGGGCATACATTGATTATTATATGGAAAATGGTTTTTTTACTCCCTACATCCcacttaatattaatatttttattttttaattttaaaaattattttaatatttaatattttatttataattttattaatgattttttttattataaatattaatattttgttgagGATGTATGTCTATCACATTGAATTTATTATACTGCTATGTAATTATCACATTGTCAAAATATCATATCATGAATTTATTATACTGCTATGTAATTAAACACAGTGGGGATACTACTCTTATTTATGTGGAACTAGAACATTTATTTTAGGTGGGAATGAAAATTGAAAGGGTGGGACATCCAAAGACCTTAGGATGAATTGCATCTGATTTTCATTGGTGAAGGGTTACAAGGTAGGCAAGTGTCCAGTTTCTCTGAATTGTGATTTAGCTGCGACTCATGTTTCTCTGTAGGAACACCCACTAGATATTATTCCTTGGTTTTCATAATCATAATCTCTGTTCCAACACGAACACAACTAAAAGTAAAACATGGTAGATAGAATCGCGGACAATGTGAATCactatttatttcaaaatctaACTTTATCTATATATGTTATAAAGTTGTATAGTTTTATGACTTGAATGGAATAACAGTGTTATTTGTGATTCCTTTGGTAAAGTAAGTTTTAATCTGTGTTCCTTTGGTAAAGTAAGTTTTAATCtgaaaaaaacagttttaaattcTTGTTAGTAtacagtttttaatttttttaagaaaaacaatatGCTTATTTTTTGATAAGGTGTACCGGGTTCTTACCtacattatataatttattaaatttttttataaattcttgtatttgtttaactttttataaagatttaaaaaattatttaagtttctgtctaaatattattactttttttgtttatttatgttatttttattttttatataaaattatttaagtttatgtttattttttttatataaaaattatataagtattaattttactttattatataaaattgtttatgTTCATTAcaaaagtttttatatttttatatatagttcttgtaatttgttataatatttttttattttctacaaAAGTGAGTTTTTCAtggatgtttatttttttattttagaaaaaaaatcagttgTTATTTGTTTAACTTTGTTGAGGCAATGGGTAAGATATAGGGAAAGGAAGAAACAAATATGACATGAAATAATTGTGATAATGTTTCTCAACTCTTACAATTTATTTTACTAAGATTATGTTGGAACATTTTCATGGTGATTTTATGTAACATTTGTTTCTTTCTCTCCTTATATCTGTCTCATTACCACTATAAACAATAAGCTGATTCTTTTCttgaaaataaatatctttaaaaaGCTTTGGTAGAAAAAAAGATATTATAACAAATAATAGAAgaataactatatataaaaataaaaacttttatatgAACATACACTAAACAATCTTATACAATAAAAGTAAAACtagtatttaaataatttcataatataaaataaacagaaacttaatcaattttatattactttttttaaaaaaaggtttaggaatatattttagaaaaaaaatcagttgTTATTTGTTTAACTTTGTTGAGGCAATGGGTAAGATATACGGAAAGGAAGAAACAAATATGACATGAAATAATTGTGATAATGTTTCTCAACTCTTACAATTTACTTTACTAAGATTATGTTGGAACATTTTCATGGTGATTTTATGTAACATTTGTTTCTTTCTCTCCTTATATCTGTCTCATTACCACTATCAACAATAAGCTGATATAAATATCCTTAAAAAGCtttggtagaaaaaaaaaattataacaaataatagaagaataactatatataaaaaataaaaacttttatatgAACATACACTAAACAATCTTATACAAGAAAGTAAAACtagtatttaaataatttcataatataaaataaacagaagcttaatcaattttatattacttttttaaaaaaaggtttaggaatatattttagaaaaaaaatcagttgTTATTTGTTTAACTTTGTTGAGGCAATGGGTAAGATATAGGGAAAGGAAGAAACAAATATGACATGAAATAATTGTGATAATGTTTCTCAACTCTTACAATTTATTTTACTAAGATTATGTTGGAACATTTTCATGGTGATTTTATGTAACATTTGTTTCTTTCTCTCCTTATATCTGTCTCATTACCACTATCAACAATAAGCTGATTCTTTTCTTGAAAATAAATATCCTTAAAAAGTtttggtagaaaaaaaaaatattataacaaataatagaagaataactatatataaaaaataaaaacttttatatgAACATACATTAAACAATCTTATACAATAAAGTAAAACTactatttaaataatttcataatataaaataaacagaagcttaatcaattttatattacttttttaaaaaaaggtttaggaatatatttcagaaaaaatATCAGTTGTTATTTGTTTAACTTTGTTGAGGCAATGGGTAAAATATAGGGAAAGGAAGAAACAAATATGACATGAAATAATTGTGATAATGTTTCTCAACTCTTACAATTTATTTTACTAAGATTATGTTTGAACATTTTCATGGTGATTTTATGTAACATTTGTTTCTTTCTCTCCTTATATCTGTCTCATTACCACTATCAACAATAAGCTGATTCTTTTCTTGAAAATAAATATCCTTAAAAAGCTTtggtagaaaaaaatatattataacaaataatagaagaataactatatataaaaagtaaaaacttTTATATGAACATACACTGAACAATCTTATACAATAAAGTAAAACtagtatttaaataatttcataatataaaataaacagaaacttaatcaattttatattactttttttaaaaaaaggtttaggaatatattttagaaaaaaaatcagttgTTATTTGTTTAACTTTGTTGAGGCAATGGATAAGATATACGGAAAGGAAGAAACAAATATGACATGAAATAATTGTGATAATGTTTCTCAACTCTTACAATTTACTTTCCTAAGATTATGTTGGAACATTTTCATGGTGATTTTATGTAACATTTGTTTCTTTCTCTCCTTATATCTGTCTCATTACCACTATCAACAATAAGCTGATTCTTTTCTTGAAAATAAATATCCTTAAAAAGTtttggtagaaaaaaaaatattataacaaataatagaagaataactatatataaaaaataaaaacttttatatgAACATACACTAAACAATCTTATACAAGAAAGTAAAACtagtatttaaataatttcataatataaaataaacagaaacttaatcaattttatattacttttttaaaataaggtttaggaatatattttagaaaaaaaatcagttgTTATTTGTTTAACTTTGTTGAGGCAATGGGTAAGATATAGGGAAAGGAAGAAACAAATATGACATGAAATAATTGTGATAATGTTTCTCAACTCTTACAATTTATTTTACTAAGATTATTTTGGAACATTTTCATGGTGATTTTATGTAACATTTGTTTCTTTCTCTCCTTACATCTGTCTCATTACCACTATCAACAATAAGCTGATTCTTTTCTTGAAAATAAATATCCTTAAAAAGCtttggtagaaaaaaaaaattataacaaataatagaagaataactatatataaaaaataaaaacttttatatgAACATACACTAAACAATCTTATACAAGAAAGTAAAACtagtatttaaataatttcttaatataaaataaacagaagcttaatcaattttatattacttttttaaaaaaaggtttaggaatatattttagaaaaaaaatcagttgTTATTTGTTTAACTTTGTTGAGGCAATGGGTAAGATATAGGGAAAGGAAGAAACAAATATGACATGAAATAATTGTGATAATGTTTCTCAACTCTTACAATTTATTTTACTAAGATTATGTTGGAACATTTTCATGGTGATTTTATGTAACATTTGTTTCTTTCTCTCCTTATATCTGTCTTATTACCACTATCAACAATAAGCTGATTCTTTTCTTGAAAATAAACATCCTTAAAAAACTTTGGtaaaaaaaagatattataacaaataatagaagaatatttattaaaaataaaaacttttatatgAACATACACTGAACAATCTTATACAATAAAGTAAAACtagtatttaaataatttcatataaaataaacttatataatttatataaaaaaattaaaaaaacataaatattaagaatttattttaaaatatagtgtttttaaaaaaatcttaaataataaaataaaataagtactaaaataattttatataaaaaataaacagaaacttgaataattttatataaaataaagaaatgcaagaatttattatgtttttttgataaattttataatataggTCCAAAAGGAATTTACCATTGAATTTTAATCTTCCTAGTCCAACAATACTCCTTTTCTATCtgtgaacatatttttttaaattaaaaattatatacctacaagaatttaaaataatttctttataacaaaatgatattaaaattcATTCAGGTTAAAACTTACTTTACCAAAAGTACAATTGTTATTCTTCTCCACCGTTATTCTTATTCTTCTCCtcatgttcttcctctctaggttgttcttcttttctctcttcTCCTTCTGCAATTTACTCTcataactttatattttttatggatTTTATTCTCTTATACTCTTCTCTATTGTCTTCTCTTCTATGTGCTTtccttcactttttttttttttcaattcttgTCGTTCTCAATTTATAGGTCCATTATATGatacaatttgaatttttttgagAAATTATATGAATACTCACGAATCACACCATT harbors:
- the LOC137820410 gene encoding uncharacterized protein, which encodes MAVGSVLGSFAVARPSPLLLFRGQKSFKFRSLSSSSSSAEPSKKLVLYSKPGCCLCDGLKEKLHAAFLLPGPDSLKDVDLQIRDITSNPNWENAYQYEIPVLAKVLSDGTEVALPRLSPRLGVELLHKKIAAALKQQ